From a region of the Haloferax volcanii DS2 genome:
- a CDS encoding YeeE/YedE family protein, protein MSGLTPLLVDGLFPNGIAHYALGGLLIGLGTAVIYLGTGVIAGASTFLESTLSYVSDLPRFNKAKYVASRDWRVVFTLSIVAGAALYTVLFGDGWWVSDVQPWRFAVGGVLVGVGTRIGKGCTSGHGVCGVGSRSRTSLVNVATFMLVAIGVAQLLSALGVSP, encoded by the coding sequence ATGTCGGGTCTGACGCCGCTCCTCGTCGACGGGCTCTTCCCGAACGGCATCGCGCACTACGCGCTCGGCGGCCTCCTCATCGGACTCGGGACCGCCGTCATCTACCTCGGGACGGGCGTCATCGCCGGCGCGAGCACCTTCCTCGAATCGACGCTGTCGTACGTCTCCGACCTCCCGCGGTTCAACAAGGCGAAGTACGTCGCCTCGCGGGACTGGCGGGTCGTGTTCACCCTGAGCATCGTCGCCGGGGCCGCGCTCTACACCGTCCTGTTCGGTGACGGCTGGTGGGTCTCCGACGTGCAGCCGTGGCGCTTCGCCGTCGGCGGCGTGCTCGTCGGCGTCGGCACCCGCATCGGGAAGGGGTGTACGTCCGGCCACGGGGTCTGCGGCGTCGGCTCGCGCTCGCGGACCTCGCTCGTCAACGTCGCCACCTTCATGCTCGTCGCCATCGGGGTCGCACAGCTCCTGAGCGCGCTGGGGGTGTCGCCGTGA
- a CDS encoding DUF6691 family protein, which produces MSDDERGLGFMLVVIAGGLIFGFGLAVSNMARPEVVLDFLQFDDLGLVFVMGGAAVVTGTVFALAEAFGDRAPLTGRDYGRRLKSFDKNVVVGGVVFGAGWGISGICPGAAYASLGVGNYPILIAIGGMFVGAYLQGLWRARRTESAATGTSAD; this is translated from the coding sequence GTGAGCGACGACGAACGCGGACTCGGGTTCATGCTGGTCGTCATCGCGGGCGGCCTGATATTCGGGTTCGGCCTCGCCGTCAGCAACATGGCCCGCCCGGAGGTCGTCCTCGACTTCCTCCAGTTCGACGACCTCGGTCTCGTCTTCGTGATGGGCGGGGCCGCGGTCGTCACTGGCACCGTCTTCGCGCTCGCCGAGGCGTTCGGCGACCGCGCGCCACTCACCGGGCGCGACTACGGCCGCCGGCTGAAGTCGTTCGACAAGAACGTCGTCGTCGGCGGGGTCGTCTTCGGAGCCGGCTGGGGTATCTCCGGCATCTGTCCCGGCGCGGCCTACGCCAGTCTCGGCGTCGGCAACTACCCCATCCTCATCGCCATCGGTGGGATGTTCGTCGGCGCGTACCTGCAGGGACTCTGGCGCGCCCGCCGTACCGAGAGCGCCGCGACCGGCACCTCCGCCGACTGA